TATTGAACTTTTCCGGCGACAGCTATGATTTAACAGTTCGCAAAGACCAGCTTGGCGAAAAAGACATTGACGCATTGAAAAAAATCATCTCCGAGCTTTAGCTCGATCAACGCGGCACTGCTGAAGCCACGGCAAATTCTTGTTCCAACATTTCGGCAAAGGCTAATAGCGCCGCCTCTTGGCGGGGCTGACCGACAATTTGCAGCCCCACAGGAAGCCCTTGGTTGGTAAACCCGCAGGGCAAGCTAACCACGGGGCAGCCTGTCATTGAAAGTGCAAACGTAATTGCGAACCAATCAATATAGGTTTTGCACGGCTGGCCGTCGATTTCGGTCACAAAGGGCTTTTCAACATCAAACGGCGCGACCGAGGTGGTCGGACAGATCAAAAAATCACAGCGCTGGAAAAAACTCTGCATTTGCAGTGTGATGGATTTGCGGATTTTCTCGGCCGAGATGATCTCTTGGTTGCTGACCTGATGGCCGACCTCTGCATTTTTGACAATATCGGGCAGTATGGCATCGCGGTGCTGGGCAAGCAAATCATCAAGCATAGTGGCTATTAAAAGCCCACGCAGGGTATGAAAGCCCTCTAACACACCAGAAAAGTCGGGAATTTCATCACTAACATCAATGCCAAGGCCGGAAATTTTGGCGCATGCCGTGCGGGCCGTTTGGGCAACTTCGCGCGCCATGGGGACAATGCCAAGATCTTCACTAAAGGCCACACGCGTGGGGGCATCAAAGGCTTTCAAATCGGTTACATACGAGCCCAAAGATGTGTGAAACGACAAGGGATCCTGCGGTGAATACCCCGCGCCGGCATCCAGCATCAGCGCCACATCGCGCACCGAACGCGCCATGGGGCCTTCCACCCAAAGCGTATCAAAAGGTTGCAAGCGCGTGCCGCGAGGCACGACGCCGGGACTGGGGCGCAGCCCGACGATGTTGTTAAAAGCCGCCGGAGTGCGCAGACTACCCCCAAGGTCATTTCCGGTGGCCAGCCAAACCTGACCACTGGCGAGGGCTGCAGCAGACCCACCAGACGATCCGCCCACAGTTTTGCTTGGATCAAAGGGATTGCGCGTGACCCCAAACACCGGATTGAATGTATGCCCACCGGCCCATTCCGGCACATTTGACTTGGCCACGGGATTGGCACCATTACGTTCCAGTTGGGCAACGGTCGCATCAGAGTGCTGCGCAACATGCTCTTTGAAAATTGGCGAGCCATATGTTGTCCGCACCCCGCCAAGATCATTGTAATCCTTGACTGCAATGGGCAGCCCCATCAGGCTTTTGGGGTTTTGCCGCTCAGCAGCCAGATCAAGCCGTTGCGCCCTGTCGCGGGCCCGTTCAAAGGCGCGGATTGGCAAGGCGTTGATCGCCCCGTCCACGTCTTCAATGCGCGCAATGGCTGCATCTAGGGCCTCGACAGGTCCAAGCGCGCCACTGCGCAACAAAGAGACCACCTCATGTGCAGGTAATTTCCAAAGTTCTGATACCACAATCCAAACCCCATTTTTAGGAATGATTGTTCAGCTTTGGGTGAAATGAAACCCTTTTTATCATAATCGACAAAGAATTTTTCCCGCGTACAGCGACGAAAGTCTTTTGGGATACCAGATGTTAGGGGGGAGAGTGCGCATGATCCGCAATGCCCATCGGCTGCAGATAAGGGGATGAGATGGCCCGAAGGCCATCTCATAAATTCACTTAAGCTTTCGCTTTATCCGTCTCTGTTACAGCAACATTCCAGATAATCACACCGAACGCGATTTTGTTAATCACATCGGCGAGGTTATAGATAATGTTGAGCGACGCAGCTGAGGATTCTGGTCCTGCACCTGTGAAGTAGCCCATGAAGTAACCCAGTGGATAGATAGCCCACCCAATGGTCACAATCCAACGCATTGTTGAGAAAGCGTTTTGGACTGATTCTGGGGCCTGATCTGACGCCACCTGACCAGCTTCGCCAAAGAAGATTTCATAAAGGATATAGGCCCATCCGGCCATTCCAACTATAAAACCAATTAGCGGGCTGATGTATCCTGCTTCACCGGCATAACCGGCCGACAGCATTACCAATGTCCCGATCATCAAGCGCCAGAAAACGCCACCGGATACATTTGTGATAGCCCGCAGGATAAGATAGAACTCAACCATCAACAATGGAACTGTGATGAGCCAGTCGATGTAGCGATACACGAGCGGTGTTGAGCCTGTTTCAATCCAAACGTCCCGCATGTAGAAATAGTGCACTGCAGCGACAAGAGTGACCAAACCGGACACTGTTAAGGATGTTTTCCATTTACCTTCGACCCGCTGCGTTTCCAAAAAGAAGAACGCTGTCGACGCCACAAGGGCCATAGAAATCAACCAAAAAGAAATGCCTACGAAATCATCGGACTCTAAGTTTGAACTTGCCGAAGCGAACGTTGGTAGAAGTACAAGACCGGCCGTCGCCGATACGAGTTTAAGTGAAGATAGTATTTGTTTCATTTTCTTCTTCCTCTAGAGATTCAAGAAAACATCCCTTACGCATTTTTTTATGCGCACCCAGTTGTAAAAGTTAACCTTACGGTAAATTTTACACGGCTAAATTATCGCATGTTTTATATTTTTCAAGGTATTTAATTCAAAAAAAGAAATTAACAGAAGCCTTTCTGCCCAAATTTACCCTAAAATATTGTTATTAAGTGTATTTTTTAATGTGTGCCGTTTGGTAACTTGACCAAAAATAACCAATTTTTAAAGTAAAATGGGCATATAAAAATGGAATTTTGCAAACGCATGCAATTCCCAAAAGAAACGGCAATGCATCTAAGGTTGATTTCAAGACGGTGCAGGTTACAGACTGCCTGTCACAGCAGTTTTTAACTAACTTTGGTAAAGGTATTAACCAAGGCAACGCCAACCACAATCAAGCAGAGGCCAGCGATGGCCTGCCATTGCAGGCTTTGGCCGAATACCAAATAGCTAAAGAGCGCGATCAAAAACACCCCAAGGCCGGCCCAGCTTGCGTAAACAATTGCAATCGGGATATCGCGCAGCGCAAAGGTCAGGAAATAGAACGACAACATATAGGCCACCACCAGCACGGCGCTTGGCACCAGTTTGGTAAAATTCTGCGATGCCGGCAAAAGCATGGTACCGATGACTTCGAATATGATGGCTAAGGCGAGAAAAAAATACGACATTGTGCTTCCTATATTTCCAGCCCCGTGCCCTCGGCATAAAGCAGGCTTAGCGTAAATCTAGCGGGACCGCGCGGGCTTGCAAGGGGATTATTGCGCCCCAAAGATCTATGGCTCGGGGCTCTCTGTGCTTTCTGCCAGCCAAAAGATATCTTCTACTTTTACGCTCAAAGCCTTGGCAAGCTTAAGCGAGAGCAGTGTGGAGGGATAAAACACGCCATTTTCCACCGTATTAATTGTCTTGCGACTAACCTCGACCAGATCGCCAAGCTGCTGCTGGGTCAGCTTGGCCTCCTTGCGCAGGTTTTTAAGACCGTTCTTTAGCATCATCCGGCCCGCCCTGAAAAATGTGCAACGACCATATAAATCGAGGGTGTTACGAGTGAAAATCCCATAAACCAAAACGCAGTTGCAGGCTTTACTATACCGATCAGAATAAGCGCCAGACAGATTAGAAATGTGGCCACCGCTGCGAAATAGCCCAAAGCTTGGCTCCGCCTTTCTGTTTCGGTTGTTTGTTCATCAAATGCTACGCGGCTTTCTTTTGGGAAAAAAAGCCAAAAAGCCGTATGGATCATGAAAATGACCGGCGCTGCCGCGATGCCAATCCATGCAACTTGCTGCGGTATATTCTGACCTGTGAAAAACAGGAAAAACAGGGCAGCCACATAAAGTGCCAAACCCACATGCATGATCAACGATATAGCTGAAACTTTGTTCATAAAAATAGTCCTTTCAATATCTCATAATGTAACTCACAGGTTACATATATAACTCAAAAAGTGTAACGTCAAGGTTACTTTCTGAAAAGTATGAACTGTCGCGCTAACTTGGAAATCCCTGCAGGCAAATGTTTAAAGTTATTCGGCTATGCTAAATGCCCGACATCGTTCTTTCATTGGTCACCCTATGACGATGTGTTAAGATCGGGGTAGGAAAGAGCTGAATGGGCCAAGCAGTCATAGCGCATCGCGCATTAAACGGCACCCGACAGGGCCAATACCAAAGAACACTTTAGCCACCCTCTGTGGCACAAATTTTATTGAAATCAATTGGGCCTTTTGTGGCCGGCTATTTAGAAAGTATTCCTTATGAGATTTTTACCCCTGTATGTGTTGGCAGCCTTGTTGATTGCGGCGCTTGTTCAAAGCTGTTGGAACAATGAAAGAAAACCCTATGTTATCAACGCTAATGGCGCCTCTATTGTGTTTCCAATTTATGGTGCGTCCGTTGCAAAAGCCTTGAAAAAAGAGGTGTATGGTACTCTGACAAAAGAGCAAACCGAAACCCTAGCATCGGCGGTGAGGGTCATTACAAACGCTGTGCTTTATTCAAATCTTGAGAGCAGGACTCACGAGATGGAAGGCTGGTTTCCTGATGCGGATGTTACATTTTTATATAAATATCTTGTGGAACATTCGATCACAGATCGACGTGGAGGGATGTACGTCCTTCGTGATTGGAACGTTACACCCGCCACTATTGCATTCACATTGTATTATACCATGTCGAATGAATCAGATGATGGGTTCTGGCAGGGTGATGAGGATTACAATATCAAAATCAGATATCATTTTGCCGCTGATGATCAAGGTCACTGGGCGTTTTTGAAAAACGAAGTCATCGGATTTGCCCACCACAGTCGAAATTAGTCTCGAATCCATCTGTCGTAAAATAGAATGAGTGCCCTCAGATGATCACAAATAGCATGGCAAGGATAGCATCCTTGCCACTCACTCAATGGAGAAAATCATGACAAATATAGGCAAGGACTTTCCGATAGGTTTCAAAAAGAAATTTCTTGTTGCAGCACTGATTGCCACAGTTAGTTTTTGTATATTTATCTTTGCAACTCTTTATGTAGGCATAAATACCTTACAAAAAATTGGCACAATAAGCATGTTACTAAGTATTTCCATTCCTGTCTGGAAATGGTTTCAAAGAAAACGAGATGAATTTGTCAACGAAAATGATTATTCCAAAAATGTCATGGATATTTCTATTAAATTGATACGCGCGTCAATTGTTATGATGGCCGTTACCTTAATGATCTTAATTTATGTTGAGTACTTTGCCTAAGGTTTTTGACCGATATTTAAATTACTCCCGACAGTAGAGAATAACCCCTAATCCATGTATCGCAAAATAGAATGAGTGCCCTATGAAACATGTTTTACGGCTGACGTTTCTACAAAATTGCTGGTTTAAAGGCGTTTATGCTTTGCGGCGTGACAGAACAGGTCCAAATAAGTCAAAATATTGCAAATGGTGCTGTTTTTACCAATAAAATAAATATGAGGGCTCATGCAGTTGAACAACTTTCTAAAGGCAATACCCACTGCGCTGCTAGCTGCCACCAAGGTCGTTTTGACTATTAAATCCCCAATAAAAGCCAAAGGTGGAATATTTTTCACCTTTCGCGTCTTTATGACCGGTTTGATCATTTTATCGGCATTCATTCATCCTAGTTTATCAGATGAAAAAAAACTCAATAAGATATCAAAAATCAAAGCCATCGAAATGCTCGAGGAAACTTTCTTTAAGCCCGTAGAAAAAAATCCAGAGCTAGCCGTTACATGGAAAGGAGATGAACGATTTTGTGTTCTGCCTTTTACAGGAGACAAGGAACTTCTAAAATCTGTAATTGGTGGCATAGATGACATTAGAAGAGCCTATGAATTGAGGTTCACAATTGACTTTAGATTGCACGTTTCTGAAT
The nucleotide sequence above comes from Rhodobacteraceae bacterium Araon29. Encoded proteins:
- a CDS encoding biphenyl 2,3-dioxygenase — its product is MKQILSSLKLVSATAGLVLLPTFASASSNLESDDFVGISFWLISMALVASTAFFFLETQRVEGKWKTSLTVSGLVTLVAAVHYFYMRDVWIETGSTPLVYRYIDWLITVPLLMVEFYLILRAITNVSGGVFWRLMIGTLVMLSAGYAGEAGYISPLIGFIVGMAGWAYILYEIFFGEAGQVASDQAPESVQNAFSTMRWIVTIGWAIYPLGYFMGYFTGAGPESSAASLNIIYNLADVINKIAFGVIIWNVAVTETDKAKA
- a CDS encoding helix-turn-helix domain-containing protein, with amino-acid sequence MMLKNGLKNLRKEAKLTQQQLGDLVEVSRKTINTVENGVFYPSTLLSLKLAKALSVKVEDIFWLAESTESPEP
- a CDS encoding amidase encodes the protein MVSELWKLPAHEVVSLLRSGALGPVEALDAAIARIEDVDGAINALPIRAFERARDRAQRLDLAAERQNPKSLMGLPIAVKDYNDLGGVRTTYGSPIFKEHVAQHSDATVAQLERNGANPVAKSNVPEWAGGHTFNPVFGVTRNPFDPSKTVGGSSGGSAAALASGQVWLATGNDLGGSLRTPAAFNNIVGLRPSPGVVPRGTRLQPFDTLWVEGPMARSVRDVALMLDAGAGYSPQDPLSFHTSLGSYVTDLKAFDAPTRVAFSEDLGIVPMAREVAQTARTACAKISGLGIDVSDEIPDFSGVLEGFHTLRGLLIATMLDDLLAQHRDAILPDIVKNAEVGHQVSNQEIISAEKIRKSITLQMQSFFQRCDFLICPTTSVAPFDVEKPFVTEIDGQPCKTYIDWFAITFALSMTGCPVVSLPCGFTNQGLPVGLQIVGQPRQEAALLAFAEMLEQEFAVASAVPR
- a CDS encoding QacE family quaternary ammonium compound efflux SMR transporter, with amino-acid sequence MSYFFLALAIIFEVIGTMLLPASQNFTKLVPSAVLVVAYMLSFYFLTFALRDIPIAIVYASWAGLGVFLIALFSYLVFGQSLQWQAIAGLCLIVVGVALVNTFTKVS